The following coding sequences are from one Amblyraja radiata isolate CabotCenter1 unplaced genomic scaffold, sAmbRad1.1.pri S88, whole genome shotgun sequence window:
- the LOC116969568 gene encoding zinc finger protein 615-like — protein TGEKPYGCSTCGENFALLSRLRQHRQLHTGEKPHVCSTCGQSFARVSALWVHQRVHSSERPFTCSDCGKGFKSSRELKVHRHVHTSERPYTCSYCGKGFTRYSGLQNHQRTHTGERPYTCTQCGKGFTTSTRLLIHQRSHTGERPYTCAQCGKGFTQSSSLLVHQRSTHTGERPYTCAQCGKGFTNSTRLLIHQRIHTGERPYTCAQCGKGFTQSSSLLVHQRSTHTGERPFTCAQCGKGFTNSSSLLVHQRSTHTGERPYTCAQCGNGFTTSTRLLIHQRSHTGERPYTCAQCGKGFTQSNSLLVHQRSTHTGERPFTCAQCGKGFICSSNLQKHQRTHTGERPYTCAQCGKGFTTSTRLLIHQRSHTGERPYTCAQCGKGFTQSNSLLDHQRSTHTGECPFTCAQCGKGFIRYGYLQKHQLTHTGERPYTCAECGKGFTCSTTLLVHQRTHTGERPYTCAQCGKGFTQSSNLQRHQRTHTGERPFTCAQCGKGFIRSTRLLSHQRVHTGDSPPYDCPYCGESFDSSRGLRHHRRAHVVKGSEAQREVAIFDQGTSPLH, from the exons acgggcgagaagccctatggctgctccacatgtgGCGAGAACTTTGCCTTGTTGTCTAGGCTACGGCAGCACCGGCagttgcacacgggcgagaagccccatgtctgctccacctgcggccagAGCTTTGCCCGAGTGTCGGCGCTGTGggtgcaccagcgggtgcacagcagtgagcggcccttcacctgctccgactgcggcaaaggcttcaagtcgtccagggaactgaaggtgcacaggcacgtgcacaccagcgaacgcccctacacctgtagctactgcggcaagggcttcacccggtacagcggcctgcagaatcaccagcgcacccacaccggcgagcgcccctacacctgcacccagtgcggcaagggcttcaccacctccaccaggctgctgatacaccagcgctcccacaccggcgagcgcccctacacctgcgcccagtgcggcaagggcttcacccagtccagcagcctgctggttcaccagcgcagcacccacaccggcgagcgcccctacacctgcgcccagtgcggcaagggcttcaccaactccaccaggctgctgatacaccagcgcattcacaccggcgagcgcccctacacctgcgcccagtgcggcaagggcttcacccagtccagcagcctgctggttcaccagcgcagcacccacaccggcgagcgccccttcacctgtgcccagtgcggcaagggcttcaccaactccagcagcctgctggttcaccagcgcagcacccacaccggcgagcgcccctacacctgcgcccagtgcggcaatggCTTCACCACCTCTACCAGGCTGCTGATACACCAGCgctcccacaccggtgagcgcccatacacctgcgcccagtgcggcaagggcttcacccagtcgaacagcctgctggttcaccagcgcagcacccacaccggcgagcgccccttcacctgtgcccagtgcggcaagggcttcatctgctcctccaacctgcagaagcaccagcgcacccacaccggtgagcgcccctacacctgcgcccagtgcggcaagggctttaccACCTCTACCAGGCTGCTGATACACCAGCgctcccacaccggtgagcgcccatacacctgcgcccagtgcggcaagggcttcacccagtcgaacagcctgctggatcaccagcgcagcacccacaccggcgagtgccccttcacctgtgcccagtgcggcaagggcttcatccgatATGGCTATCTGCAGAAGCACCAGCTTactcacaccggcgagcgcccctacacctgcgccgagtgtggcaagggcttcacctgctccaccacgctgctggtgcaccagcgcacccacaccggcgaacgcccctacacctgcgcccagtgcggcaagggcttcacccagtcctccaacctgcagaggcaccagcgcacccacaccggcgagcgccccttcacctgtgcccagtgcggcaagggcttcatccgctccaccaggctgctgtcccaccagcgggttcacaccggtgacagtccc ccctacgactgcccgtactgtggtgagtcgtttgacagctcgcgcggGTTGCGGcatcaccggcgggcccacgtcg TCAAAGGGAGTGAAGCCCAGAGGGaggtggccatctttgatcaaggcacttCCCCACTCCATTGA